In Trichoderma breve strain T069 chromosome 4, whole genome shotgun sequence, the following proteins share a genomic window:
- a CDS encoding fungal specific transcription factor domain-containing protein → MSRSSTETCWTCRVRKKKCDRKRPTCSACHSLDITCYNGNNRPSWVDNDLERDQFAGRIKAQIKEKAECRREKSYVKVLPLGRVRKPKTDSAAAGHTPKKHQPRQSTQAHEGALKDLSCYGCSKNGFSPPESVSDNPALLGISNDIDTDLEITFLDYAFPFLFPFYRPSIFKGGRGWLLATLRKSMPLFHTAMGFSTYFFILVMTDIANGEHEVCKGLVEGKLVSHVDTAIKAMRQGIEDLAACGELASIEEKAHLMEGVVQLLVFETNISATNEWGIHLNAAVSLFKEIFEQNNPQGGRMDLDLVLAKMQKTGWAATWKILWAVKAGFYS, encoded by the coding sequence ATGAGCCGCTCATCTACCGAAACATGCTGGACTTGTCGGGTTCGCAAGAAGAAGTGCGACCGAAAGCGGCCCACCTGCAGTGCCTGTCATTCACTTGACATTACCTGCTACAATGGCAACAACCGTCCAAGCTGGGTTGACAATGATCTCGAACGAGATCAATTTGCGGGTCGAATCAAAGCGCAGATCAAAGAAAAGGCGGAATGCCGTCGCGAAAAGAGCTATGTAAAAGTCCTGCCACTCGGAAGGGTGAGGAAGCCAAAGACGGactcagctgcagctggtcACACCCCCAAAAAACATCAGCCCAGGCAAAGTACTCAAGCCCACGAGGGAGCTCTCAAGGATCTATCTTGCTATGGATGTTCCAAGAATGGCTTTTCGCCGCCTGAAAGTGTTTCCGACAACCCTGCTCTACTCGGAATCAGCAACGACATTGACACTGATCTCGAGATTACGTTTTTGGACTATGCTTTCCCCTTTCTGTTCCCATTCTACCGCCCCTCCATTTTTAAAGGAGGACgcggctggctgctggcaaCACTGAGAAAGAGCATGCCGCTCTTCCATACGGCCATGGGCTTCAGCAcatacttttttattttggtCATGACAGACATTGCAAATGGAGAGCACGAAGTATGCAAAGGACTCGTTGAAGGAAAACTCGTATCTCATGTGGATACTGCAATCAAAGCTATGAGACAAGGGATAGAAGATCTGGCCGCCTGTGGAGAACTTGCTTCGATCGAAGAAAAGGCGCACCTCATGGAGGGTGTTGTACAGCTTCTGGTGTTTGAGACAAACATTTCAGCAACTAATGAATGGGGTATTCATCTTAACGCCGCAGTATCTCTTTTTAAAGAGATATTCGAGCAAAACAACCCTCAAGGTGGCAGAATGGATCTCGACTTGGTGTTAGCCAAGATGCAGAAAACTGGATGGGCAGCT
- a CDS encoding enoyl-(Acyl carrier protein) reductase domain-containing protein, translated as MPSFSSNFANKHVLVTGGSKGIGRSIVEAFLTEGANVSFCARTIRGDEFSLFKGATNGARVVGSAVDISNPEEIKSWVEKAAKEFGRIDSVIANASPLIGEATPEAWENSFRADILGLVTLIDASTPFLEERVKASENASLVVISSMAGFEARHPIAGSPYSTFKRAQAVLAKDYARKLGALGIRINSIAPGSIENPNITLPDGTVQLSQYQIVKRDNYPFYKSLLDAVPLARTGVPEEVANTVIFLASGLASYINGANIVVDGGMSLFF; from the exons ATGCCTTCCTTCTCTAGCAACTTTGCCAACAAGCATGTCCTTGTTACAG GCGGCTCAAAAGGAATCGGTAGATCCATTGTAGAAGCCTTTTTGACCGAAGGTGCCAATGTCTCTTTTTGTGCTCGCACAATTCGCGGAGATgaattctctctcttcaaggGCGCTACCAATGGGGCTCGTGTCGTCGGCTCGGCCGTTGATATCTCAAACCCCGAAGAGATCAAATCTTGGGTGGAGAAAGCAGCTAAAGAGTTTGGCCGCATTGATTCAGTTATTGCCAATG CATCTCCTCTCATTGGGGAAGCAACTCCTGAAGCATGGGAGAATAGCTTCCGTGCAGACATCTTGGGCTTGGTCACCTTGATTGACGCATCGACACCGTTTCTTGAAGAGAGGGTAAAAGCTTCAGAGAATGCATCTCTTGTGGTCATCAGCTCGATGGCGGGCTTTGAAGCGCGCCACCCTATTGCCGGCTCTCCTTATTCGACCTTTAAGAGAGCCCAGGCCGTATTGGCCAAAGATTATGCTCGCAAGCTTGGTGCTCTGGGCATTCGAATCAACTCCATCGCCCCGGGATCCATTGAGAACCCTAACATTACGCTGCCAGACGGTACGGTTCAACTGAGCCAGTATCAAATTGTTAAGAGAGACAACTATCCCTTTTACAAGtctcttcttgatgctgttcCGCTTGCGCGAACAGGTGTTCCAGAAGAGGTAGCCAACACCGTCATTTTCCTCGCCAGCGGGCTTGCTAGCTACATCAATGGAGCTAATATTGTGGTTGATGGAGGCATGTCCCTCTTTTTCTAA
- a CDS encoding short chain dehydrogenase domain-containing protein, translating into MASVLVTGGGRGLGLGLVRLLASLPASTISKVFVTTRGSPSEDLRKIVETSGGRVINVECEVVDAASVKRAAAEVEEKLGGEGLDILINNVAVIPQMSGLYPQGIRNMEAEEMLQEFNVNVASTHRVTAAFIPLLQQGKQKKIAMVSSSAGSISWANRYSFSPAYAYKITKAAMNMMAVQYAIEYEKDGFTFLTLSPGMQWLKTTMGGDMADLDVETGAKATWDIVNKADKSYNGKFYNIHVPGWEHNEGVNQYDGLEIPW; encoded by the exons ATGGCCAGCGTTCTAGTAACCGGAGGTGGGCGTGGGCTCGGGCTCGGGCTTGTTCGTCTGCTAGCATCTCTACCAGCATCGACTATCTCCAAGGTATTTGTTACCACAAGAGGAAGCCCATCGGAGGATTTACGAAAAATCGTCGAGACCTCTGGCGGACGAGTCATTAATGTCGAATGCGAAGTTGTCGACGCGGCAAGCGTTAAGCGTGCTGcggctgaggttgaggagaagcttgGAGGGGAGGGGTTAGATATCTTGATCAATAATGTTGCTGTGA TACCTCAGATGAGCGGGCTTTATCCACAAGGCATTCGCAACATGGAGGCAGAAGAGATGTTGCAGGAATTCAACGTCAACGTCGCTTCAACACACAGGGTTACTGCTGCATTCATTCCTTTATTACAACaaggaaagcaaaagaagattGCTATGGT ATCATCATCTGCTGGTTCAATTTCATGGGCAAACCGGTACTCCTTCTCGCCTGCGTATGCATATAAAATCACCAAGGCCGCAATGAACATGATGGCGGTTCAATACGCAATTGAATATGAGAAGGATGGATTTACCTTTTTGACACTATCCCCCGGC ATGCAGTGGCTGAAAACTACCATGGGCGGCGACATGGCTGACCTTGACGTTGAGACGGGAGCCAAGGCAACATGGGACATTGTGAACAAAGCTGATAAAAGTTACAATGGAAAGTTTTACAACATACATGTTCCTGGCTGGGAACACAACGAAGGCGTAAACCAATATGACGGACTGGAAATCCCCTGGTAG
- a CDS encoding rieske [2Fe-2S] domain-containing protein, with protein sequence MSFFETPSRLGAEWFSVGLASSFPDSGFDDDNLAKYRTCSEEYRPGCKVFQVPKEDSSQRTEVLIDQDGDLESSDMKGLKDQVLVFKYRGKFHAVDHKCPHSSYPLSQATPFDIEDFGVVLSAGLTCPKHGWSFDLFTGSGDRGNYQLGLWETQLREEVWVRRKQRQRIG encoded by the exons ATGAGCTTCTTCGAGACTCCATCTCGGCTGGGCGCTGAATGGTTCTCCGTCGGTCTGGCCTCGTCGTTTCCCGACTCGGGGTTCGATGACGACAATTTGGCAAAATACAGAACGTGTAGTGAGGAGTATAGACCAGGATGCAAAGTCTTTCAGGTGCCCAAAGAAGACAGTTCGCAAAGAACAGAAGTCTTGATTGATCAGGATGGAGATCTGGAAAGTTCCGATATGAAGGGTTTAAAAGACCAAGTTCTTGTATTCAAGTACAGAGGGAAATTCCACGCCGTTGATCAT AAATGCCCTCATTCGTCTTACCCCCTTTCGCAAGCCACCCCATTTGACATTGAGGACTTCGGGGTTGTCTTGAGTGCAGGATTGACCTGTCCAAAACATGGTTGGTCGTTTGATCTATTTACTGGTTCAGGAGACCGTGGAAACTATCAGCTTGGACTTTGGGAAACTCAGTTGCGCGAA GAGGTATGGGTTCGGAGAAAACAGCGACAGCGCATCGGATAG
- a CDS encoding NAD dependent epimerase/dehydratase family domain-containing protein → MSTVLVTGGSGYVASHLILKLLQDGYTVRTTIRSMSKEQNVRSVLQKAGAGNMDRLSFYAADLTQDKGWDEAIQGCAYVHHVASPFPGGAPKDENELIIPAKEGTLRVLKAARNAHVKRVVFTSSFATIGYGGKDRVEPYTEEDWSVLDGLPAYHKSKTLAEKAAWEFIENEGGDLELSVVCPVGIFGPVLSNDMSSSITLITKLMDGSIGKCPRTYFNIVDVRDLADLHIRAMLDPAAKGERFIASSDGKPMALFDVAQTISKGRPEKAKKVPTGEMPSWVVRIAGIFSPTARQVVPVLDVIRALKNDKSKKVLGWTPRTPQQTILDTVDSLVEHGIV, encoded by the coding sequence ATGTCCACTGTTCTTGTCACTGGTGGCTCAGGCTATGTAGCCTCTCACTTGATCTTGAAGCTGCTACAAGATGGCTACACCGTCCGAACTACAATTCGAAGCATGTCCAAGGAGCAGAATGTCAGATCAGTCTTACAAAAAGCCGGCGCAGGAAACATGGATCGCCTGTCATTTTATGCTGCCGACTTGACTCAGGATAAAGGCTGGGATGAAGCTATCCAAGGCTGCGCCTACGTCCACCACGTCGCATCACCCTTTCCTGGAGGAGCACCAAAAGATGAAAACGAGTTGATTATACCGGCAAAAGAGGGAACTCTGCGAGTTCTAAAGGCAGCTCGGAACGCTCATGTCAAAAGAGTAGTATTCACATCCTCCTTTGCGACAATCGGATACGGAGGCAAGGATCGGGTGGAACCATATACTGAAGAAGACTGGTCTGTGTTGGATGGCCTACCAGCATATCACAAGAGCAAGACTCTGGCAGAGAAGGCTGCCTGGGAGTTCATTGAAAATGAAGGAGGAGATCTAGAGCTCAGTGTCGTATGCCCAGTTGGCATATTCGGCCCTGTGCTGAGCAACGACATGTCATCATCCATTACACTCATCACGAAGCTCATGGATGGGAGCATTGGGAAATGCCCTCGGACGTACTTCAACATCGTGGACGTTCGTGATCTGGCCGACCTACATATCCGTGCTATGCTTGACCCTGCAGCAAAAGGGGAACGCTTTATTGCTAGCAGCGACGGCAAACCCATGGCACTATTCGATGTCGCTCAGACCATTTCCAAGGGTCGTCccgaaaaggcaaaaaaggtTCCAACGGGGGAAATGCCTTCATGGGTGGTTCGGATTGCCGGTATATTTAGCCCTACCGCTCGCCAGGTTGTGCCGGTTCTTGACGTTATAAGAGCGCTTAAGAATGACAAGTCGAAGAAAGTTCTCGGTTGGACGCCTAGGACGCCACAACAGACAATACTTGATACGGTGGACAGTTTGGTTGAGCATGGTATTGTATAG